GCGGCTAGCAGAAATTCTGTCCTTATTTTCTCAGTTACAATGGCTCCATACGACGCTGCCCAGCAGAGCACTATTCGCAGTATTGCAAGCCGAGAAGTACATCAGGAGAATGCTCCTACCAGAAAACCGAGAAACGAGTTCAACCTAAAAGATGGCGATGCGATTCTTGTGGAGGCACTGAGCGAACATCGAGAATTTATAAAGTCCCAGATTTCTGGTTACAAAGTGCTTGGTGTGAGTGCTCACTTCCCAAAAAAATTCAAGAAGGGATTTCCTGAGGGTACTGAGATAGACTGTGTTTGGATAACGGATACATCGGGGTATGAAAAAGCAATCTCCTCGAGAAGAATGGAGTTCGAGGTAAGCCAGGAAATAATTTCGTTTATCAAAACCAATCGTGAGAAAGCCCTAGTGTACATTGATGCAATTCCTGCGTTTCTCATTACAAACGAATTCCTCAGTGTGTTGAAGTTCATCAAGGACATTGTGGATATTGCACATGAACATAATGCAAAAGTGGTGTTCGAAGTGCCACCAGAACTTTTCAAACCATCTGAAAAAGCAATGGTCGAGCGTAGAATGGATGTGGTGTTCTCTACAGAATGAGAATTTAAAACAGAATCAATAACTTTTAATTATCCGGAGTTATCTACCAACATAATGGAATTCAATCCGTACGCAATCCCTCCAATTCTTTCGATGGTAATCCACATATTCCTCCTGATCTATCTTATGGTTTACACTAAATCTAGAAATATAAAGAAGGCATTTGCACCCTTGTTTTTCTCGGTTGCAGTGTGGGCAGGTGCAGAATCAGTGATGCGATGGTTCGTGGTTACTGAAGAAAATTACAGAACGCTTTGGTGCTACCCATATGCCCTGCTCATGGCAAAAATTATGGCTCTTGGTGTGCTTGCTATTTCACTTTCAGGTGCCTACATTTCATTTATGTATCCATTGCCAAGAATTACCAAAAAGGAGGAAAAAGTGTTGAGATACACATTCATCATTTCTTTTATGATATATATTCCAATTGTCTTGTTCACAGATGCCATGGTCGAGGACGTGCTAT
This portion of the Thermoplasmata archaeon genome encodes:
- a CDS encoding DUF835 domain-containing protein codes for the protein AASRNSVLIFSVTMAPYDAAQQSTIRSIASREVHQENAPTRKPRNEFNLKDGDAILVEALSEHREFIKSQISGYKVLGVSAHFPKKFKKGFPEGTEIDCVWITDTSGYEKAISSRRMEFEVSQEIISFIKTNREKALVYIDAIPAFLITNEFLSVLKFIKDIVDIAHEHNAKVVFEVPPELFKPSEKAMVERRMDVVFSTE